GACAGCCTCAGCCCGCTCTTTGCCGATATCGCCGCCCTCGCCGAAGGCCGCGGCGGCGCCGCGGCGACCACCCTGCCGCCATCGGTCGCCCGCGCGCTGGCCGACCTCCTCGGCCTTCGCCTGCCGGCGGAGGCCGCCGCGACGCCGGCGGGCCTGATGGGGCCTCTTCCTGGAGGCCGGCCTCGCCGCCGGCGCCGCGCCGGGCGCGGATCTCAAGGCCGCCCTGCTGGCACTGCGCGGCGCCCTCGGGGCCTGGGCCGGCGATCTCGGCCTCGACGCCGAGGCGAAGCCGCCGGCGCTGCCCGGTGCCCATGAACGCCCGCCGGTGCGCGGCGGCCTGCCCCAGGGCCAGCCGCCCGCGGCGGCGAGCCTCGGTCCGGCTTCGGCTCCGGCGGACCTCGCAGCACGGCTGATCGAGCGCACGGAGGCCGCGCTCGCCCGGCTCGTTCTGCTGCAGGCGGCCTCGCTGCCCGAGGCGCGCGATCTTGGCCGGCCGGAGCTCGCGCCGCAGACCTGGATGGAACTGCCGGTGCGCATCGGCCAGGCCACCGCCATGGTGCCGTTCCAGATCGGCCGCGACCGCGGCGAGGACGACGGGCCGGCCGCCCGCGGCCCCGCACCGCCCGGCGGCTGGGTCATGCGCTTCTCGCTTGCGGCCGAGCCGCTCGGGCCGGTTCATGCCGCGGTCCGCTGGCGCGACGGCCATGTCCGGGTCCAGCTCTGGGCCGAACGCGACGGCATCGCCGCCCGGCTCGACGAAGCCCGCACCGCGCTGAGCGACGCGCTGGAGGCCTCCGCCTTCTCCGTCGACCAGCTGACCATCCTGGCCGGCCGGCCGGCCGAGTCCGGCCTTCCGCCAGCCCAGCCGCGCCTGGACCGGCGCACATGAGCGACCGGCCCGAGACGAAGCCGGCGCTCGCCGTCGCCCTGGAATACGAGCACGGCCTGGATCAGGTGCCGCGCGTGACGGCCAGCGGGCGCGGGCCGATCGCCGAGGCGATCGTCGCGACCGCCCGCGAACACGGCGTCGCCATCGAGGGCAACCCGCTGCTCGCCGAGGCGCTCGCCGGCGTCGAGCTCGACCAGGAGATCCCGGAAGATCTCTACCGCGCGGTCGCCGAGGTGATCGGTTTCGTGCTGCGCGCGGCCGGCCACCTCAGGTAGCATGCCCTCGCGTCAGGGTGGCTGTCGCCAATACACCGATTGTGACACTGTGGCCATTGCGGTGGCGCGCGGAATACGCGCTAATGCAGAACGTTAGAAGAAACGGAGGGAGGATGTCATGACGACCATCGCGGCGCCGAACCGCCCCTGGACCAAGTTCTATCCACCCGGCATCCGTCCGACCATCGACGAAGCGCCCTATCCCTCGCTCGCCGCCATGGTGCGCGCCATCGCCCGCACCTATTCGACCCAGCCGGCCTTCTCGCTGTGCCTGCCGAACGGCATGGGCGGCACGCTGACCTTCGCCGAGGTCGACCGCCTGTCCGACGCCTTCGCGCTCTATCTGCGCGAGCAGCTGCAGCTCAAGCCGGGCGCGCGCGTCGCGCTGCAGATGCCGAACGGGCTGGCCTTCCCGATCGTCGCCTTCGGCGTGTTCAAGGCCGGCTGCGTGCTGGTCAACATCAACCCGCTCTACACGGCGGACGAGATGGGCAAGGTGTTCGCGGATGCCGAGCCCGACTGTCTCGTCGTCATCGACATGTTCACCGACAAGCTGCCGGCCGCCTTCGCCATCCACAAGGTGCGCCATGTGGTGGTCTGCCGCATCACCGAATTCATGCCCTGGCTGCAGGGCACCATCGTCGGCTTCGTGCAGAGGTACAAGGACAAGTCGGTCAAGCCGGCGCCGGTCGCCCACACGACCTTCCAGGCCGCGCTCGCCGCCGGCGAGGCGCGCCGCAGCACAGCCGACGTCCTCGGCTACACGAAAGAGCTCAATCTGGAGTCGCTTGCCTGCCTGCAGTATACCGGCGGCACGACCGGCGTCTCCAAGGGTGCCATGCTGACCCACGGCAACCTCGTCATGAACATGGCGCAGGCGCTGGAAATGGTCGGTGGCAATATCGAGAAGGGCACGGGTGTCATTCTGACCGCGCTGCCGCTCTATCACATCTTCGCCTTCACCGTGAACATGCTGGGCTTCTGGTATCTCGGCGCCCACAACGTGCTGATCCCCAATCCGCGCCCGCTGACCAACCTGCAGAAGGCCTTCGAAAAATATCCGATCAGCGCGATTACCGGGGTCAACACGCTGTTCAACGGCCTGAACAACGAGGCCTGGTTCAAGGACAACCCGCCGCGGCACCTGAAGACCGCCTCGGCCGGCGGCATGGCGCTGCA
This portion of the bacterium YEK0313 genome encodes:
- a CDS encoding Flagellar hook-length control protein FliK, whose protein sequence is MRGGLPQGQPPAAASLGPASAPADLAARLIERTEAALARLVLLQAASLPEARDLGRPELAPQTWMELPVRIGQATAMVPFQIGRDRGEDDGPAARGPAPPGGWVMRFSLAAEPLGPVHAAVRWRDGHVRVQLWAERDGIAARLDEARTALSDALEASAFSVDQLTILAGRPAESGLPPAQPRLDRRT
- the flhB_2 gene encoding Flagellar biosynthetic protein FlhB, with product MSDRPETKPALAVALEYEHGLDQVPRVTASGRGPIAEAIVATAREHGVAIEGNPLLAEALAGVELDQEIPEDLYRAVAEVIGFVLRAAGHLR
- the fadD_4 gene encoding Long-chain-fatty-acid--CoA ligase, whose translation is MTTIAAPNRPWTKFYPPGIRPTIDEAPYPSLAAMVRAIARTYSTQPAFSLCLPNGMGGTLTFAEVDRLSDAFALYLREQLQLKPGARVALQMPNGLAFPIVAFGVFKAGCVLVNINPLYTADEMGKVFADAEPDCLVVIDMFTDKLPAAFAIHKVRHVVVCRITEFMPWLQGTIVGFVQRYKDKSVKPAPVAHTTFQAALAAGEARRSTADVLGYTKELNLESLACLQYTGGTTGVSKGAMLTHGNLVMNMAQALEMVGGNIEKGTGVILTALPLYHIFAFTVNMLGFWYLGAHNVLIPNPRPLTNLQKAFEKYPISAITGVNTLFNGLNNEAWFKDNPPRHLKTASAGGMALQEAVAKRWLEVTGTPVIEGYGLTESSPVLSFNPMGNERLGTIGIPVPSTDIRCVDDEGREVPLGEPGELVARGPQIMAGYWKKPEETAKTIRDGWLYTGDIATQDADGFFRIVDRKKDMVLVSGFNVFPNEVEDTLAKNPAVLEVAVVGVPDGAAGEAVKAFIVKRPGAEITADEVRAFSRQHLTAYKVPKFVEFRDELPKSNVGKILRKDLRAEELAKRASA